From the genome of Biomphalaria glabrata chromosome 1, xgBioGlab47.1, whole genome shotgun sequence, one region includes:
- the LOC106073094 gene encoding lysosomal acid phosphatase-like isoform X1 has product MSLIFICLLVTIHTHTGKILAAQLLTSMELSDVKNGVLLILVTVLVHSCMIRGHVEVEENNLLKEISNLAAVKGLSEKETRHSRVLERSNIEDTITTLVLLQVVFRHGDRSPTHTYPNDPYKDYWPQGLGQLSKVGKIQAHNLGKSLQQNYTKFLGTKYNHSQIFVRSSDYDRTLMTAECVLAGLFPPSKENHDPDKKFFTSLSNQWQPIPVHSVPLKFDILLRPSHSCPFIQHLRTEREANQLLNRTGLFDKQHMLELSQRTGMEMNFTSLFDFVDNIFCLKQHNLPPPVWLSQEMQNRLIKYKLKRELVSPKDAKYLMGTLFTTLLNNMQNKILHTTDPVKINLFSAHESTVRFLKALLGVDNQREVPYIGAVIIELHKFNDAYYVKFVYREDSRSEALLVNGCNNMTLCPFEVFQKAYQDLVFSNDECADIRLADVSQHFLIDNLVPILVAVLVLCLALLAFLGYKVYTVKHQLKQTLTQDQYTLLENDLEVSDSEKEFELEEISGLYDKVYDKAGNSLQ; this is encoded by the exons ATGAGTCTTATATTTATATGCTTATTAGTGACTATTCATACTCATACTGGTAAAATACTGGCTG cacagttattaacaagtatgGAGTTATCTGATGTAAAAAATGGAGTGTTACTCATTCTGGTCACAGTTTTAGTACACAGCTGTATGATTAGAGGACATGTGGAAgttgaagaaaataatttacttaaAGAAATATCTAATTTGGCAGCAGTCAAAGGGCTATCAGAAAAGGAGACTAGGCATTCAAGAGTTCTCGAAAGATCTAACATAGAGGATACCATCACAACATTAGTTCTTCTACAAGTT gtCTTTCGACATGGAGATCGTAGCCCTACCCACACATACCCCAATGATCCTTATAAAGATTATTGGCCACAAGGACTGGGTCAGCTCTCAAAG GTTGGAAAAATTCAAGCACATAATCTTGGAAAATCTCTTCAGCAAAACTACACTAAATTTCTTGGTACTAAATATAATCATAGTcag ATTTTTGTGAGAAGCAGTGATTATGATCGTACTTTAATGACTGCAGAGTGTGTTTTGGCTGGACTTTTCCCACCAAGCAAGGAAAACCATGATCCAGATAAGAAGTTTTTCACCAGTCTCTCCAACCAATGGCAGCCGATTCCAGTACACTCAGTGCCTCTAAAATTTGATATA ttaCTGCGACCTTCACATAGTTGCCCTTTTATCCAACATCTGCGTACTGAAAGAGAAGCTAATCAACTTCTTAATAGAACAGGTCTATTTGACAAG CAACACATGTTGGAGCTTAGTCAAAGAACAGGGATGGAGATGAATTTTACAAGTTTGTTTGACTTTGTagataatatattttgtttg aaACAACATAATTTACCTCCACCTGTATGGCTTAGCCAAGAAATGCAAAATCGACTTATTAAATACAAGTTAAAGAGAGAGTTAGTTTCCCCTAAAGATGCCAAATATTTGATGG GAACATTGTTTACAACACTTCTGAATAACATGCAGAACAAAATCCTGCACACAACTGATCCtgttaaaataaatctattctcTGCT CATGAGTCAACAGTACGTTTCTTGAAAGCCTTGCTAGGGGTAGATAATCAAAGAGAAGTGCCTTACATTGGTGCTGTGATTATAGAACTTCATAAATTCAATGATGCCTACTATGTCAAATTTGTGTACAGAGAAGATTCCAGAAGTGAAGCCTTACTAGTCAATG gcTGCAATAATATGACATTATGTCCCTTTGAGGTCTTTCAAAAAGCTTACCAAGATCTGGTGTTTTCTAATGATGAATGTGCTGACATTCGTTTGGCCGATGTAtcacaacattttttaattgaCA ACCTTGTTCCTATCCTGGTTGCTGTTCTTGTGCTCTGTTTGGCACTCTTAGCCTTCCTAGGCTACAAGGTGTACACTGTGAAACATCAGTTGAAGCAGACCCTGACCCAGGACCAATACACTTTACTAGAGAATGATTTGGAGGTCAGTGATAGTGAGAAGGAGTTTGAGCTGGAAGAAATAAGTGGTCTCTATGACAAGGTGTATGACAAAGCTGGGAATAGTCTACAGTGA
- the LOC106073094 gene encoding lysosomal acid phosphatase-like isoform X2 — translation MELSDVKNGVLLILVTVLVHSCMIRGHVEVEENNLLKEISNLAAVKGLSEKETRHSRVLERSNIEDTITTLVLLQVVFRHGDRSPTHTYPNDPYKDYWPQGLGQLSKVGKIQAHNLGKSLQQNYTKFLGTKYNHSQIFVRSSDYDRTLMTAECVLAGLFPPSKENHDPDKKFFTSLSNQWQPIPVHSVPLKFDILLRPSHSCPFIQHLRTEREANQLLNRTGLFDKQHMLELSQRTGMEMNFTSLFDFVDNIFCLKQHNLPPPVWLSQEMQNRLIKYKLKRELVSPKDAKYLMGTLFTTLLNNMQNKILHTTDPVKINLFSAHESTVRFLKALLGVDNQREVPYIGAVIIELHKFNDAYYVKFVYREDSRSEALLVNGCNNMTLCPFEVFQKAYQDLVFSNDECADIRLADVSQHFLIDNLVPILVAVLVLCLALLAFLGYKVYTVKHQLKQTLTQDQYTLLENDLEVSDSEKEFELEEISGLYDKVYDKAGNSLQ, via the exons atgGAGTTATCTGATGTAAAAAATGGAGTGTTACTCATTCTGGTCACAGTTTTAGTACACAGCTGTATGATTAGAGGACATGTGGAAgttgaagaaaataatttacttaaAGAAATATCTAATTTGGCAGCAGTCAAAGGGCTATCAGAAAAGGAGACTAGGCATTCAAGAGTTCTCGAAAGATCTAACATAGAGGATACCATCACAACATTAGTTCTTCTACAAGTT gtCTTTCGACATGGAGATCGTAGCCCTACCCACACATACCCCAATGATCCTTATAAAGATTATTGGCCACAAGGACTGGGTCAGCTCTCAAAG GTTGGAAAAATTCAAGCACATAATCTTGGAAAATCTCTTCAGCAAAACTACACTAAATTTCTTGGTACTAAATATAATCATAGTcag ATTTTTGTGAGAAGCAGTGATTATGATCGTACTTTAATGACTGCAGAGTGTGTTTTGGCTGGACTTTTCCCACCAAGCAAGGAAAACCATGATCCAGATAAGAAGTTTTTCACCAGTCTCTCCAACCAATGGCAGCCGATTCCAGTACACTCAGTGCCTCTAAAATTTGATATA ttaCTGCGACCTTCACATAGTTGCCCTTTTATCCAACATCTGCGTACTGAAAGAGAAGCTAATCAACTTCTTAATAGAACAGGTCTATTTGACAAG CAACACATGTTGGAGCTTAGTCAAAGAACAGGGATGGAGATGAATTTTACAAGTTTGTTTGACTTTGTagataatatattttgtttg aaACAACATAATTTACCTCCACCTGTATGGCTTAGCCAAGAAATGCAAAATCGACTTATTAAATACAAGTTAAAGAGAGAGTTAGTTTCCCCTAAAGATGCCAAATATTTGATGG GAACATTGTTTACAACACTTCTGAATAACATGCAGAACAAAATCCTGCACACAACTGATCCtgttaaaataaatctattctcTGCT CATGAGTCAACAGTACGTTTCTTGAAAGCCTTGCTAGGGGTAGATAATCAAAGAGAAGTGCCTTACATTGGTGCTGTGATTATAGAACTTCATAAATTCAATGATGCCTACTATGTCAAATTTGTGTACAGAGAAGATTCCAGAAGTGAAGCCTTACTAGTCAATG gcTGCAATAATATGACATTATGTCCCTTTGAGGTCTTTCAAAAAGCTTACCAAGATCTGGTGTTTTCTAATGATGAATGTGCTGACATTCGTTTGGCCGATGTAtcacaacattttttaattgaCA ACCTTGTTCCTATCCTGGTTGCTGTTCTTGTGCTCTGTTTGGCACTCTTAGCCTTCCTAGGCTACAAGGTGTACACTGTGAAACATCAGTTGAAGCAGACCCTGACCCAGGACCAATACACTTTACTAGAGAATGATTTGGAGGTCAGTGATAGTGAGAAGGAGTTTGAGCTGGAAGAAATAAGTGGTCTCTATGACAAGGTGTATGACAAAGCTGGGAATAGTCTACAGTGA